The following is a genomic window from Lates calcarifer isolate ASB-BC8 unplaced genomic scaffold, TLL_Latcal_v3 _unitig_221_quiver_1656, whole genome shotgun sequence.
CCTGGCTCTGCTTCGTCAGCGTTTCTGGTGGCCCTCCATGTCCGCTGACACTAAGGAGTTCGTCTctgcctgctcagtctgtgcccGGAACAAGTCTTCTCATCGTGCTCCTGCTGGTCTCCTACGCCCTCTTCCCATACCCCATCGTCCCTGGTCTCACATTGCCGTGGACTTCGTCACTGGACTGCCACCATCTGATGGTAACAACACCATTCTCACTGTTATTGACCGATTCTCCAAGTCTGTCCATTTTATCCCGCTCTCTAAACTTCCCTCTGCCCTAGAGACTGCTAATCTACTCATTCAGCATGTGTTCAGGCTTCATGGAATCCCCCAGGACATCGTCTCCGACAGAGGACCTCAGTTTTCCTCCAGAGTTTGGCAGGCTTTTTGCCGAGCTGTGGGGGCTACAGCCAGTCTATCCTCTGGTTACCATCCCCAGACTAATGGCCAGACTGAGCGGGCCAACCAGGATCTGGAGGCAGCCCTTCGCTGTGTTGCCTCTAATCACCCAGTCTCCTGGTCTTCCCACCTTCCCTGGATCGAATATGCTCACAACTCCCTGGTCAGCTCAGCCACAGGTATGTCTCCGTTTATGGCTGCTAATGgctttcagcctcctctcttccctgctcAGGAGACCGAAGTGGCAGTTCCCTCGGTGCAGGCGCACCTCCAGCGTGCCCGCCAAGTCTGGCGTGAAGCCCAAGCAGCTCTAGCCCGTACTGCGGCTCGGAACCAGAGGTTGGCTGATCGTCACCGCACTCCTGCTCCCCTGTATCAACCCGGCCAGAAGGTCTGGCTTTCCACCCGTGATCTTCCTCTCAGGTCTGACTCCCGCAAACTCTCCCCCAGATACATCGGCCCATACACTATCGACCGCATCATCAACCCCAGTGTGGTGAGACTCCAgttgcccccctccctcaaTATCCACCCGTCTTTTCATGTCTCCCTGCTCAAGCCTGTCTCCACCAGTCCTCTGTGCCCTCCGGCcgaaccccctccacccccccggaTCATCGATGACCACCCTGCGTTCACTGTCCGGCAGCTGTTGGATGTGCGGAAGCGGGGTCGGGGCTTTCAatacctggtggactgggaggggtaCGGGCCAGAGGAACGTTCCTGGATCACTCGCTCACTCATCCTGGACCCTGAACTCATTAATGACTTTTACACCAGGCATCCCGACAAGCCTGGTAGGCCGCCAGGAGGCGTCCGTTGAGGGGGGGgtactgttatggtttgggttagtttgtctttgtgttgtgctttttctctctgttcccccttcccttttttctgtttggttgcagagctggtgtgttgctaggggtgtggctgtctcctcctgctggctgattacacacacctgtttccactccgctcgttctcccttcgccttcttaagcccggccttcaccccagccctttgccagagtattccttgctgtatccagtgtgcaagctctcaacgctacctgtgtttttggattctcctgttctctgtggctacctgtgttctccagtggcagcgtttttctgttcctcgtgtcttcagtactttctttagtcagccagtcgcctgccacgctgcctgcctattgttcctgtgtttttcatcagtgcctgattaaagagccatctgttggtacctacctgtgtgtgtgttctctgcattggggtcctaaactagagttcataacagaGATATCCTTAAGTAGTATGGGCTGAGCTCCAACAGTGGATCCATCTCTCCCCATAATTCACACAATTCATCTTTTGTTTGATCCTACCAGCCGGGTAACCACCCATGTATTTTAAACTCTTTCTGGTAAAACTTTGCAGTCTGCACACCAAGATATTtgagtgatgtcacttgagtaaCTTTCACCAATTAGTAAAGCTCCATCCAAAGCCACAGTGGACAATATACAACTTTCACTTGCTATGTTTTAGTCCTCGCTTTGACTTGTAATATCAATGGGGTGTTGCTTGAAGTAGTAGTTATACAGATAAAACACTGGAACTTTGAAGTGTTCAGATGACACTAGTTCAAGGATCACATTCCTAACTTTAAGCAATGTGCTTCAGACTTAATCAAAGGTCAGACAAGTTAACTGCGTGGCTCCTTCTGATTACTAATCTAATCTTATTTTCCCCCTGCAAAAACACTCACTTTTTTCATTGCAATTTTCCAAAGTGCACATAATTTTCATGCCAATACATGATTGCTGTATATGTTCAAGAGTCATGGGGATTGACTGTTATCCAATGAAAATTACCAACCTTCTGGTCCCAAAAAGCAATCAGTGCACATGACTTCAGGCTGTTAGTTTTCATGttagacaaacaaaacagagctcGTCTTTCACACTGATAGATACATCTCTGTGGATTAGCTGTGGCATGTTATTCTCCATGCAACACATGACGTACTGTCAGCAGAATTCTCTCAGGAGGAAATCATGAATGAGGCAAATAATTAATGCAAGAGTTCATTGTGTGTTTGGCTTGAGGCAGAGGTGTAAAATCAATTTCCTGACATTTCTATCTAATCACTTCACACATGATTCATTCACATGTAACCTGTGTCATTTTAACTTAATTCAATTTTAGTATGACATTATTTGTCTGCTTGATTTTCTTTGCCCTTCATATATCATATACACCTTCAATCAATGCATCATTCAGTATTTACCTAAATATGATATACCTGATGCATTTGGAAGAATTATTAAAGTGGTGTTGATGTGCATGTGCTAATGTCAGACACTAAAGCATATGAATAAGAGGTAGACAAATGAatagaaagaaagcaagaaagagTTATACTTTTAAGTAAACTTAGTAAACTTAGGGAAGCTTTGTTGCTTTCTTGCCGAGAGGTAGATGAATTGTTTGATTTCAGTCTCAGAGCTGTCCATTAGATGTGAAGCTCCTCATTAGCTTAACTTAACACTGGAAAGAGGGGAAATGGCTACTGAAGCCTGGCTCTGCAAAATTTTCTAGTTCACATTAAGTGAATATTTGATactaaaaagaaaatcaacaaaataataacaatccAAGTCATTTGCTTGtgtcagtcattttcattaGTTCAGCAAAGTCATTTCccatctgctgtttttctttcatctctccatACTGAACCTCGTGGCAAAGGAATGTTTTAATTAACTCTATTGAAATTCAAAACATGTCATGGTGTAACAGTAGCTGGCATGAGGCGGTTCTAAGAGCTAATTCAGAAAGCGATACAATTTTCACCACCCAGGGCTCATTGCATATGAGAACAGAGCCATTTCCCCACTGCTGTGATTTGAATAGAGTGAAGGCTGTCATGGATCAGGGAATAATTTTATGTCTCAAGCACATCTGTAAATGCATATGGACACGTACACATGCTACGATATGGAAGAATTAAAGCCTTAATTGATGTGACAGGAGTGGGGGTGATTGAGCTAAATCAGCATGCAAGTCATTGTTGCTTATTGTTCTTGTTATGACTACTGCTTCTGTGAGCAATTATTCCGCCACACTACACTTTCAGCATGCATGCGCACATGATTATATGACAACGAGACCATTTTTTTCATACCTGAGACATGTACACTTAATCTATCCtaattcagttttaattgaACTGCAGCAGTAAGTGCACATTTCCACCTCTCGTCAGACACGGGGAGAATTTAATGTTTACAGTGTGACCCAGGTATCACCCCACTGACGTGCAGTCTTGGTCTGACTGATATTCCCAGCAGTgtctttttactgtttgttaGGATTTGTTGCTACATACCCCTCAGGCAACAGTGTCATGTCTCCGTTTCATATCCTGAATCCCGTTACCAAGTGTCATAAAGGACAGCAAATATTGATCTTTCTTCTGCAGTACATGGCAGCGCTCACATCTCAAACAGGTCTTTGTTTCTGATAAGGCAGCATCAGAGGGAAAGGTCAACAAAATTTTGTCAAAAGATAAGACAACAGATAAGACAATCTTATACCTTAGACAGTCTGATACCTAAGCCCCAGACCAGGCTTATATTGAAAAATTATATAACTAATCAGATTTATGGTGCCTGCCACTGCTTGAGAAAATGATCTAATGACGACTCAGTACTTCATACTCAGCCACTCTTGTTTGCTCGAAGGGCAATTTTGTGAATTATGAATTGCGCGTTATTCAACTTCGTAAAAGATTTATAACACCTGGTATCAAAACTCAGTCTGTAactaatgaaaaatatgttattAGTTATTGTAAAGATTGAAACAGTTCATTAAACTGGCTCCTGCTTTGTAGTCCAGAGAATGCTTGTCAGGTCGCTGAATCACTGATTTATTGAATTGATATATTGAGTTattgaataattaaatattCTAGTATTTTCTGTTTAAGGTCAGAaagaatatatttattttcaggaGACTGCCTTGGGTGATCTCCTAGTTACTCTTACCATCCTCCCTGATTTTCTCCTCTCAAGGATTCCATGCATTCTTCTCCCTCACCAGTGTAAAGAAACAAATCGCATGCTTGCaatgtatacatttttaatgaagtaATTAACAATTTaaatggcatgaaaaatgaccAGAGATAAAATATAATCATTCAAAACGTCAAGTGTAGATTAACTTTTCTTCCTGTAAACTTAGTAAAACATTGGCACTGTTTTCAATCTCTGGacacagctcttggcaagtaaaggaatgtcatttgatgctgaacttgcacTGTTTCTTCTAGTGATTGCTTAAGAGTTGGTATTAACAGATAATGCTTTTAAAGTTGCAGTATGATTTTCTGAGACGGATGATTCACCCAACATATATTGGGCAGTTAGTAGGTCTTAGCTAATATTCCACAATACTCCTACTTCCATTCTCCCCTGCTCAGCTGCTGGGAGACatactgacagaaacacacccctccctccaGGTGACCAGTAGAGCTGGGCTGGGGAAAAGGAAAGTGTCTTTTAGCAAGGCAGCAGGCATAACCTGATGAGAAGAAGAGTATTGCTCTCTCAAACATGTCCTCAGCATTAGTCTGCTCAGAAAATGTTTCTGCGAAGTCATGTTTGCAACCATCAAGAGAAACATACACCAGATAGATTTTTGAATTGGACCGACAGCCCATTAACACCTTCTCCTCAGAGAGGATTGTGTTTGCCTGACCTACAGTTTTCTGCATCTCCCTCACAATGTACCTCTCATCATCCATCTTCCAGAGACTAAGCTGAATAATAAACCCTAATGGAACACAGTAGAAACTAGAAATGGTGAGCACCCATACTCCAACAGGATTTTTGTTCTCAAGTTTGGGCAAAAACTGgccaaatataaatataactgtCATATATGTAGAAAAAGTTGccaagattaaaaaaactatCGCACCAATAATGTAGATCATTGCTCTAAGCCATAGTGGGCGCAGCCACACTTTATTTTGAGAGACACTGTTGATCATCCTCACAGCCTGTCTGTACTTCTCTTGGTCCTCAATGATCAGGCGCAGTTGGTCTGGCACCTCCATGTCACTGAACTGACCAGAATCCCATTTATTGAGTCCCTCATCATTGACAGCAGTCagaggctgcagggccttcCCATTGTAGATAGAGGGAGGCTGGAAGGGCACCACAGTGGACCCTTGAAGCTCTCGGTTGGGGGTGCAGAGCACCTTGAGCAGCTTATTCATAAAGTCGGGGTCGTTGGCCTCCAGATAGGTGAGGTggcagaggtggagaggaaCTGAGACACctggctgcagcagcactggGACGATGGGTTTCCTTTCCAGACAGTCTCTGAACAGAGACATGTTGGCCTCCAGGAGACACCAGCGGCTCCTCACAAACTCTGGGCTGAGGACCAGCAGCACCTTCTGGCTCTCCTGGATGCACTCGGACATGTTCTCTAACACAGTGCGCCCAGGAATGAAGTCACGCTCATGGTAGCAGACCTGCAGGCCACAGGACTCCAGCTGGTTGATGATGGAGTGGGTCCACTGGTAGTCAGTGCTGCTGTAGCTGATGAACACATGGTAACACTCACTATCTCTCAGTGTTGGGGGGACACAAATAGAGGGAGACAGTGGGACAGTggactgtgactgactgactgtagtCTTAAGTGAATTCACTGGCTCCATTATCTGTGGAAAACTAAAGTgacaagaaaacagaatttataAATGTAGTCATTTTTTTCAAAGATTTAATATAGTCATGTTTGTATGTCAGTCTAGCTCCAagatacattaaaaaacacattgtgaGATGTTCAGTGATCATGTTACTGCTGAGCATAACTTGTTAAAGTCACTTCAAGTTTGAATGTGATGTAAGTTACTGcaaaattttacattaaataataaattgGAATATAATTAAAAACTTGTGTAAATGAGGTAAAGTCTTTTAATGAATGTACTGTTGTTCCCAGAAATTACATGAAATGTAGAAATGCCCAAATTACCTTGCTGTCAGTGGTACATTTTTATCTTGTTCAGTTGCTACattgacattaaaaacacagtaagtTTCACAACAGATATAAGTATAAGTCATCCTGACAGTCCCACATGTAATATGGTACAAAGCATTCTCAAATAAGTTCAGGTGGCAAACGTGACTTCTCTTATGAAACTGATGGTTACAAATACCGCAATGAATTGTAGAATGAAACATACACAATAAGTGTTTTCAGTAACAATAGATTGAAAAGTCTATTATGTTGGTGCACGTTGTTTTCTTACTCTTACttctacttttctttctttgtttactatcactgttttttagcaccgatataccaagacaaattccttgtatgtgcaaacttacttggcagtaaattctgattctgataaaGTGTAATGTGATGTTActcactgtaaaataaacagtacTAAGCAACTCAATgttaaatatacagtaagttGCCTGTTAATGCAAAAAGAAATATGGTCGTATTCCTGTTGTCAAATAAACCATACGGTTATTGAGAGTTATTAAGACCcatgatgtaaaaataataataataataataataataataataaaaaaatgaaaaatgtgcatgACGAGCTAAAAACATTTATCAGTGAAGGAAGTTTGTGAGAAAATTGCTCTATGACACGTCAGGTTTCATGCCTGCATTGATTTTGCTGGAAAAAACCCCaccaaaaactaaacaaataaagaaaccCAACAGTATCCTACTActttttttaagaataaaaattaTAATCACACCAAAAGGGCAAAATACAGTTCACTGTAATGTACCTTCATACCTATTTATGAAGCAGTAATGAAGACTGACAGCGCTGTGTGAATGAGCAAGAACAGAAGATAAACTCAGGAAGTAGAAAATGCAAAACTTCCTCACTCTTCTGCTTTCATTGTTATTAAAGGGACAGCAACAGTTCTGTTGCATGAAGCAGGTATATCCAGCTGCTGCCGCAGCACAAACATGAAGGATGAATGTAAAGGTAGTTGAAGGAAGTTGAACTTCCAACTATGGTTTGGGTTATGTGTAGGGGGAAGGTTAGGATTGATTTTGACTCTCCTTCACTGCTAACAAATGATCATAATGGATGCAATTTGAAGGGTCTGTGGTTTGTAGAGTCTGCAAGGCTGCAGCTGGACCCCTCTTGTAGTAAGG
Proteins encoded in this region:
- the LOC127139851 gene encoding uncharacterized protein LOC127139851 — protein: MEPVNSLKTTVSQSQSTVPLSPSICVPPTLRDSECYHVFISYSSTDYQWTHSIINQLESCGLQVCYHERDFIPGRTVLENMSECIQESQKVLLVLSPEFVRSRWCLLEANMSLFRDCLERKPIVPVLLQPGVSVPLHLCHLTYLEANDPDFMNKLLKVLCTPNRELQGSTVVPFQPPSIYNGKALQPLTAVNDEGLNKWDSGQFSDMEVPDQLRLIIEDQEKYRQAVRMINSVSQNKVWLRPLWLRAMIYIIGAIVFLILATFSTYMTVIFIFGQFLPKLENKNPVGVWVLTISSFYCVPLGFIIQLSLWKMDDERYIVREMQKTVGQANTILSEEKVLMGCRSNSKIYLVYVSLDGCKHDFAETFSEQTNAEDMFERAILFFSSGYACCLAKRHFPFPQPSSTGHLEGGVCFCQYVSQQLSRGEWK